One genomic region from Quercus robur chromosome 4, dhQueRobu3.1, whole genome shotgun sequence encodes:
- the LOC126724271 gene encoding putative disease resistance protein RGA3 isoform X5, translated as MAEAILFGLAQKMIENLGSQTFQEFGSLWGVEGELEKIKETVSTIQAVLQDAAEQRSHNNQVKLWLEKLNDAVYDADDLLSEFSTEATRRSMVSGNKVAKEVRTCLSCSNPLAFRYKMSRKIKAMRQKLNAIAEDKNNFNLKVDNVETNDMSRKRETHSFVREEDVIIGRDKDKNNIIDLLFDSNVEEDVSVIPIVGIGGLGKTTLAKYVYNDEKVQKYFDLKMWACISDVFDLKVIIENIIASTCNAPVGNLRIEQLQSQLREKIDKKKYLLVLDDLWNDDRENWRELKSLLMGGSKGSKIIITSRIRLVAEITRTVPPYFLQGLSEEQSWDLFRQVAFRKVQEANNPKLMAIGREIVNMCQGVPLAIRSIGNVLYLEEKESEWSSVKDDIKANVIQGNEILPILKLSYDHLPSHLKSCFTYCSLFPKDYEMDKKTVIQLWIAQGFVPPSNKNQQLEDVGEVYFKDLLWRSFFEKVETYKGLRYKMHDLIHDLAEAVAGKECKLVSFDDKNINEKNRHVSCPFFIDMSFIETLKSSLKSNKIRTFLQTCEMYGSNALDESMLNTLILSFSCLRALDLHKLGITRVPNSIGKLIHLKYLDLSFNWAIETLPDSITTLLNLQVLKLYDCKGLKELPKKFRELVNLKHLYNDGCDNLSHMPCGLGQMTSLQTLQLFIVSTSSHIGGLGELKELNNLRGTLEISHLGRLEETNSESIVVNLREKQHLEKLILKWYYQDQVDNNEDEKLLEDLQPHENLKYFEVYQYKGVKFSSWVSSHTNLVDLSIESCKRCRYLPPLSHLPSLKSLRLGTMNDLEYISDKDMSKGVASSTTLSTTFFPSLKSLTIKECPNLKGWWGRTGRDLVATTSASTPDHQQDQSHNSLPLFPLLSSLRISYCPEMTSMPLFPNLEESLCLYNVSFKPLQETMSFSSSSLSSSSPLSKLNEMALVSIEDIESLPAEWALYSLKELRIWYCPRLTSMSGAVRNLTSLCSLSITDCEEFDPFRDMHDDGMEWRCLNCLRHLRFEDIPKLKSLPVGLQCISTLKELRISNCPNLMTLPELTSLEFLWIKRCEPNLTSLLEISCLTSLRSLWIDDFPNLITFPESIRNPISLETLYIYNCPNLTTLPDDGFLKSLRNLRIWECPQLEEKYKNKIEKDFPNLEIKW; from the coding sequence ATGGCCGAAGCAATCCTCTTTGGTCTTGCAcagaaaatgattgaaaatcTGGGCTCTCAGACTTTCCAAGAGTTTGGATCACTCTGGGGTGTCGAAGGTGAGCTTGAAAAAATCAAGGAGACTGTTTCCACAATCCAAGCTGTACTTCAGGATGCAGCGGAGCAGCGAAGTCATAACAATCAAGTCAAGCTCTGGCTCGAAAAGCTCAACGATGCAGTTTATGACGCAGATGACTTGTTGAGTGAGTTCTCAACTGAAGCTACAAGGCGAAGCATGGTGAGTGGGAATAAAGTCGCAAAAGAGGTACGCACTTGCTTGTCCTGTTCAAACCCACTTGCTTTTCGTTATAAGATGAGTCGTAAAATCAAGGCGATGAGGCAAAAGCTAAATGCAATAGCAGAAGATAAGAACAACTTTAACTTGAAAGTAGACAACGTAGAGACAAATGATATGAGTAGGAAGAGGGAGACTCACTCTTTTGTTCGGGAAGAAGATGTTATTATTGGGAGGGATAAggacaaaaataatatcatagACCTGTTATTTGACTCTAATGTAGAAGAGGATGTTTCGGTCATTCCCATTGTGGGGATCGGGGGCCTAGGGAAGACTACACTTGCTAAATATGTGTATAATGAtgagaaagttcaaaaatactTTGATTTAAAAATGTGGGCGTGCATCTCTGATGTCTTTGATTTAAAAgtaattattgaaaatataatagCATCTACTTGTAATGCACCAGTTGGAAACCTTAGAATAGAACAGTTGCAAAGTCAACTTcgtgaaaaaattgataaaaaaaaatacttacttGTATTAGATGATCTATGGAATGATGATCGTGAAAATTGGCGTGAATTGAAAAGTCTTTTAATGGGTGGTTCCAAAGGCAGTAAGATTATAATAACTAGTCGAATTAGATTGGTTGCAGAGATTACACGCACAGTTCCACCATATTTTCTCCAAGGTCTGTCTGAAGAACAATCTTGGGATTTATTTAGGCAAGTGGCATTTAGAAAAGTGCAAGAGGCCAACAATCCTAAACTAATGGCAATTGGAAGGGAAATTGTAAACATGTGTCAAGGGGTACCACTTGCTATAAGGTCCATAGGAAATGTGTTATACTTGGAGGAAAAAGAGTCCGAATGGTCATCGGTGAAGGATGATATAAAAGCAAATGTAATTCAAGGGaatgaaattttaccaattttaaAGTTGAGTTATGATCATCTCCCATCACATTTAAAGAGTTGTTTCACTTATTGCTCCTTGTTTCCCAAAGATTATGAGATGGATAAGAAAACAGTGATACAACTATGGATAGCACAAGGGTTTGTCCCAccatcaaacaaaaatcaacaaTTAGAGGATGTTGGTGAAGTGTATTTCAAGGATTTACTTTGGAGGTCTTTCTTTGAAAAAGTAGAGACTTACAAAGGCTTAAGATACAAGATGCATGATTTAATTCATGATCTTGCGGAAGCTGTTGCAGGCAAGGAGTGCAAGCTTGTTAGTTTTGATgacaaaaatattaatgaaaaaaatcgTCATGTATCATGTCCATTTTTTATTGACATGTCTTTTATTGAAACTTTAAAGTCATCGCTTAAATCAAACAAGATACGGACATTTCTTCAAACATGTGAAATGTATGGATCTAATGCTTTGGATGAGTCAATGTTGAATACTCTTATTTTGAGTTTCAGTTGCTTGCGTGCATTAGATTTACATAAATTGGGGATCACAAGAGTGCCAAATTCAATAGGGAAACTAATACATCTAAAGTACCTCGATCTTTCTTTTAATTGGGCTATTGAAACTCTCCCTGATTCAATTACTACATTGTTGAATTTGCAAGTACTAAAACTTTATGATTGTAAAGGTCTTAAAGAATTACCCAAAAAGTTTAGAGAATTGGTTAACCTCAAACATCTTTATAATGATGGTTGTGATAATTTGAGTCATATGCCTTGTGGATTAGGGCAAATGACTTCACTTCAAACATTACAATTATTCATTGTGAGCACCTCTTCCCACATTGGTGGATTAGGCGAATTGAAGGAGCTAAACAACCTGAGAGGAACATTAGAGATCTCACATTTGGGACGGTTGGAAGAAACTAACTCAGAATCCATTGTTGTGAATTTAAGGGAGAAGCAACATCTtgaaaaattgatattaaaatGGTATTATCAAGATCAAGTAGATAATAATGAAGATGAGAAGTTATTAGAAGACCTTCAGCCACACGAAAATCTCAAATATTTTGAAGTGTATCAATACAAGGGTGTGAAAttttcaagttgggtctcttctCACACAAATCTTGTTGATTTAAGTATAGAGAGTTGTAAGAGATGCCGATATCTGCCACCATTGTCTCATCTCCCCTCTTTAAAATCTCTAAGGCTTGGCACGATGAATGATTTGGAGTACATATCCGATAAAGATATGAGTAAAGGCGTGGCTTCATCCACGACACTATCAACAACGTTCTTCCCATCTTTAAAGTCACTCACAAtaaaggaatgtcctaatttgAAGGGATGGTGGGGGAGAACAGGGAGGGATTTAGTTGCAACAACATCTGCGTCAACACCAGATCATCAACAAGATCAGTCTCACAACTCACTGCCTTtatttcctcttctttcttctttgcgGATTAGTTATTGCCCTGAAATGACTTCCATGCCCCTGTTTCCCAATCTCGAAGAATCTCTATGTTTATACAATGTCAGTTTCAAGCCTTTGCAAGAGACAATGTCATTTTCCTCCTCTTCATtatcctcttcttctcctctctccaAATTAAATGAGATGGCTTTGGTTTCTATAGAAGATATAGAGTCTCTTCCGGCTGAGTGGGCACTATATTCTCTCAAGGAACTACGAATTTGGTATTGCCCTAGACTAACATCTATGTCTGGAGCGGTGCGTAATCTCACCTCCCTCTGTTCGCTATCAATTACCGATTGCGAGGAGTTCGATCCATTCAGAGACATGCATGATGATGGCATGGAATGGCGATGCCTCAATTGTCTCCGTCATTTACGTTTCGAAGATATTCCGAAACTGAAGTCTCTCCCTGTGGGTCTTCAATGTATTTCCACCCTAAAAGAGCTCCGCATTTCAAACTGTCCAAATTTAATGACTTTGCCGGAACTCACCTCACTTGAATTTCTTTGGATTAAAAGATGCGAGCCTAATCTGACATCACTTCTTGAGATTAGTTGTCTCACTTCTTTACGGTCGCTGTGGATTGATGACTTTCCCAATTTGATTACTTTCCCCGAATCAATTAGGAATCCAATCTCACTTGAAACGCTTTACATTTACAACTGTCCCAATCTCACAACACTACCCGATGATGGTTTTCTCAAGTCTTTACGAAATCTGAGAATTTGGGAGTGTCCTCAGTTagaggaaaaatacaaaaataaaatcgaAAAGGATTTCCCTAATTTGGAAATCAAATGGTGA